The following are from one region of the Leucobacter sp. Psy1 genome:
- a CDS encoding acyltransferase family protein, with translation MAAETTYNDSAPQKPRGGSRIALWDNARFLLIVLVVIGHLIGTARDDGAAVYGVYAGIYLFHMPAMILLSGVFAKPEVTTKAVISTAQLLATWLVWEGIWFVLNLFGDGEGPGQGLLISQAWTLWFLVSLATMRIIFPYIARLRYPLTTSVVIALLAGVSPTIGAEFSASRTLCLLPFFVLGWQLRERGWSEQPWLARPTMRVRAMAWAGIAAVVVAFFALPDLRNQWDVRAWTLWKDHYGELFANAAPFGFVPEDLGTMIASGMVIRLALLMIAAGLTLALLIVTPRGTSRMTAWGAQTLTVYLLHAPVVWALRKFGVVDALGEWGIWGLAILVAISVVIAIVFSTRTIARLFRPLTTPRIDWLFTR, from the coding sequence GTGGCGGCCGAGACGACGTACAACGACAGTGCACCCCAGAAGCCCCGGGGAGGGTCCCGGATCGCGCTCTGGGACAACGCGAGGTTTCTGCTGATCGTCCTCGTGGTGATCGGGCACCTGATCGGCACGGCCCGTGATGACGGCGCGGCCGTCTACGGCGTCTACGCCGGGATCTATCTCTTCCACATGCCCGCCATGATCCTGCTCTCCGGAGTGTTCGCGAAACCTGAGGTGACCACGAAAGCCGTCATCTCCACGGCGCAGCTCCTCGCGACCTGGTTGGTATGGGAGGGGATCTGGTTCGTGCTCAACCTCTTCGGAGATGGAGAAGGACCGGGCCAAGGGTTGCTCATCTCGCAGGCCTGGACGCTCTGGTTCCTCGTCTCGCTCGCGACGATGCGGATCATCTTCCCCTATATCGCCCGCCTGCGGTATCCGCTGACCACTTCCGTGGTGATCGCTCTGCTCGCGGGCGTCAGCCCGACGATCGGCGCGGAGTTCTCAGCCTCGCGCACGCTCTGCCTGCTGCCGTTCTTCGTGCTCGGATGGCAGCTTCGCGAACGGGGGTGGAGCGAGCAGCCTTGGCTTGCGCGCCCGACGATGCGAGTGCGCGCGATGGCGTGGGCCGGCATCGCGGCGGTCGTCGTGGCCTTCTTCGCTCTGCCGGATCTCCGGAACCAGTGGGATGTGCGGGCGTGGACGCTCTGGAAGGACCACTACGGCGAACTCTTCGCCAATGCGGCCCCGTTCGGCTTCGTTCCCGAGGACCTCGGAACGATGATCGCAAGCGGCATGGTCATAAGATTGGCGCTGCTGATGATCGCCGCGGGATTGACGCTCGCCCTGCTCATCGTCACACCGCGCGGTACTTCACGTATGACCGCCTGGGGCGCGCAGACGCTGACCGTCTATCTGCTGCACGCTCCGGTGGTGTGGGCGCTGCGCAAATTCGGAGTGGTCGACGCGCTCGGAGAGTGGGGCATCTGGGGACTTGCGATCCTCGTCGCCATCAGCGTCGTCATCGCGATCGTCTTCTCCACGCGAACGATCGCGCGCTTGTTCCGCCCGCTCACGACGCCCAGGATCGACTGGCTCTTCACTCGCTGA
- the ribB gene encoding 3,4-dihydroxy-2-butanone-4-phosphate synthase → MTAPASGIAAIPAALDALRAGRPVIVADNEDRENEGDVILSAELATPEWVAWTVRHSSGLLCAPMTNEIADQIDLPMMVERNEDVRSTAYTVTVDAASGVTTGISASDRATTLRTLANPTAVPGDVNRPGHILPLRAVDGGVRARDGHTEAAVELMQLAGLRPVAAIAEIVAEDGEMMRLPELIELGAREEIPVITIAQLIAYLSEQDPDGAPAGSDAETNPHRRVSLRAETRLPTEHGEFWASAYRDRRLGVDHVALSAPVPEGVPDADPLVRVHSECITGEAFDSLKCECGPQLRASLDLVHDRGGVVVYLRGQEGRGIGLANKLRAYQLQDQGLDTLDSNLKLGLPADARDYTAAAEILAELGIERVRLLTNNPDKVAQLEAHGVVVTERVPLIVGVTEVNLGYMETKRDRMGHTLPGDVAHAEDASLRADEQDATDQDTDRAAAHTDDRSTS, encoded by the coding sequence ATGACCGCACCCGCTTCAGGCATCGCCGCGATCCCCGCTGCGCTCGACGCGCTGCGCGCCGGCCGGCCCGTGATCGTCGCCGACAACGAGGACCGCGAGAACGAGGGGGACGTCATTCTGTCCGCCGAACTCGCGACGCCCGAGTGGGTGGCGTGGACGGTGCGGCACTCCTCCGGGCTGCTGTGCGCGCCCATGACGAACGAGATCGCCGACCAGATCGATCTGCCGATGATGGTGGAGCGCAACGAGGACGTGCGGAGCACCGCGTACACCGTGACGGTCGACGCGGCATCCGGCGTCACCACGGGCATCAGCGCGAGCGACCGGGCTACGACGCTGCGCACGCTCGCGAACCCGACCGCGGTACCCGGCGATGTGAACCGTCCGGGGCACATCCTCCCGCTCCGCGCGGTCGACGGCGGGGTGCGGGCACGCGACGGCCACACTGAGGCCGCGGTCGAGCTGATGCAGCTGGCGGGTCTGCGGCCGGTCGCCGCGATCGCCGAGATCGTCGCGGAGGACGGCGAGATGATGCGGCTGCCCGAGCTCATCGAGCTCGGTGCGCGCGAGGAGATCCCGGTGATCACCATCGCGCAGCTCATCGCGTACCTGTCCGAGCAGGATCCTGACGGGGCTCCCGCGGGAAGCGACGCCGAGACCAATCCGCACCGTCGCGTGAGCCTGCGGGCCGAGACCCGCCTGCCGACCGAGCACGGCGAGTTCTGGGCGAGCGCGTACCGGGATCGGCGGCTCGGGGTGGATCACGTAGCACTCAGCGCCCCGGTGCCAGAGGGCGTGCCCGACGCCGATCCGCTCGTGCGCGTCCACTCGGAGTGCATCACCGGCGAGGCCTTCGACTCCCTCAAGTGCGAGTGCGGTCCGCAGTTGCGCGCATCACTGGATCTCGTGCACGATCGGGGCGGCGTCGTCGTCTACCTGCGCGGCCAGGAGGGGCGCGGCATCGGCCTCGCGAACAAGCTCCGCGCGTATCAGTTGCAGGATCAGGGCCTCGACACCCTCGACTCGAACCTGAAGCTCGGCCTGCCGGCCGACGCCAGGGACTACACGGCGGCGGCCGAGATCCTCGCGGAGCTCGGCATCGAACGCGTCCGGCTGCTCACCAACAACCCCGACAAGGTGGCGCAGCTCGAGGCGCACGGGGTCGTCGTGACTGAGCGAGTCCCCCTCATCGTGGGCGTGACCGAGGTCAACCTCGGCTACATGGAGACGAAGCGCGATCGCATGGGGCACACGCTGCCAGGCGATGTCGCGCACGCCGAGGACGCGTCGCTCCGCGCCGACGAGCAGGACGCCACCGACCAGGACACCGATCGCGCAGCAGCGCACACCGACGACAGGAGCACCTCATGA
- a CDS encoding ABC transporter ATP-binding protein, with protein sequence MADVTPDDRPRGPRASLKELLPYLFEQRGALALALGLGVIGAATSLVQPVLLGQVIANVEAGRALAGLLWILTAIIIVDAVLAGLQHYVLQRMGEGVVLTSRRRLIAKVLHLPISQFDRRRTGDLVSRIGSDTTLLRAVLTQGFVEAMSGVLVFVGALVGMLIIDPMLFGITFGVVVVALIVVVLVSARIRPAVARAQEKVGDLAAQVDRSITSIRTIRAAGAALREQESTERDATEAYVLGLKVARISAVIVPISFLAMQVSFLLVLGLGGYRVAIGAIEISQLVTFIIFLFLMVMPLGQAIGAISAVNQALGALGRIQEIANLPTETARDLELSPAGRIVPLAEATDESAAAIRFDDVHFTYRSAAPDRADARSLVNTSKRGGQRDAEAAAPEIVETPVLHGVTFTVPRGSRVALVGPSGAGKSTILGLIERFYDPDDGAVFLYGADLRTLDRGELRSQLGYVEQDAPVLAGTIRDNLRLGAPDATDAACERVLRAVNLHDLVTRSAANARAESGLDVQVGEHGIMLSGGEKQRLAIARALLTAPPILLLDESTASLDGVNERLMRDALDSVATGRTLVVIAHRLSTVVDSDVIVVLDEGRVVGVGSHHELVETVPLYRELAQHQLLVSE encoded by the coding sequence GTGGCTGACGTGACCCCAGACGACCGACCCCGCGGCCCCCGAGCGTCGCTGAAGGAGCTGCTCCCCTACCTGTTCGAGCAGCGCGGCGCCCTCGCGCTCGCCCTCGGACTCGGGGTGATCGGTGCCGCGACATCGCTCGTCCAGCCGGTGCTGCTCGGCCAGGTGATCGCGAACGTCGAGGCTGGCCGTGCGCTCGCCGGCCTGCTGTGGATCCTCACCGCGATCATCATCGTTGATGCCGTGCTCGCCGGGCTGCAGCACTACGTGCTGCAGCGCATGGGCGAGGGCGTGGTGCTCACCAGTCGGCGCCGTCTGATCGCGAAGGTGCTGCACCTGCCCATCTCGCAGTTCGATCGCCGACGTACGGGCGATCTCGTCTCGCGCATCGGCAGCGATACGACGCTCCTGCGCGCGGTCCTCACTCAGGGATTCGTCGAGGCGATGAGCGGTGTGCTCGTCTTCGTCGGCGCTCTCGTCGGCATGCTCATCATCGACCCGATGCTGTTCGGGATCACCTTCGGCGTCGTCGTGGTCGCGCTCATCGTGGTGGTGCTCGTGTCGGCGCGGATCCGGCCGGCAGTCGCGCGGGCGCAGGAGAAGGTCGGCGACCTCGCGGCGCAGGTGGATCGGTCGATCACGTCGATCCGCACCATTCGCGCTGCAGGAGCGGCACTGCGTGAGCAGGAGTCGACGGAGCGGGACGCGACCGAGGCGTATGTGCTCGGGCTCAAAGTGGCGCGCATCTCCGCCGTCATCGTGCCGATCTCGTTCCTCGCGATGCAGGTGTCCTTCCTGCTGGTGCTCGGCCTCGGCGGGTACCGCGTCGCGATCGGGGCGATCGAGATCTCGCAGCTCGTCACGTTCATCATCTTCCTGTTCCTGATGGTCATGCCGCTGGGGCAGGCGATCGGCGCCATCTCGGCGGTGAATCAGGCGCTCGGCGCCCTCGGGCGGATCCAGGAGATCGCGAATCTGCCCACCGAGACCGCCCGTGATCTCGAGCTCTCCCCCGCCGGGCGCATCGTTCCGCTCGCCGAGGCGACCGACGAGTCCGCGGCGGCGATCCGATTCGACGACGTCCACTTCACCTATCGCTCCGCGGCACCCGATCGCGCCGACGCGCGGTCGCTCGTGAACACGAGCAAGCGCGGCGGACAGCGCGACGCCGAGGCAGCCGCACCCGAGATCGTCGAGACACCCGTTCTCCACGGGGTGACGTTCACGGTGCCGCGCGGGTCGCGCGTCGCGCTCGTCGGCCCCTCCGGCGCCGGCAAGTCGACGATTCTCGGCCTCATCGAGCGGTTCTACGACCCCGACGACGGGGCGGTCTTTCTGTACGGGGCAGACCTCCGCACCCTGGACCGTGGCGAACTGCGATCGCAGCTCGGCTACGTCGAGCAGGACGCCCCTGTACTGGCGGGCACGATCCGCGACAACCTGCGTCTGGGCGCCCCTGACGCGACCGATGCGGCGTGCGAACGCGTGCTGCGCGCCGTGAACCTGCACGACCTCGTCACCCGTTCCGCGGCGAACGCCCGCGCCGAATCGGGGCTCGACGTGCAGGTCGGCGAGCACGGCATCATGCTCTCGGGCGGCGAGAAGCAGCGGCTGGCCATCGCGCGAGCGCTCCTCACGGCTCCGCCGATCCTGCTGCTCGACGAATCGACCGCCAGCCTCGACGGCGTCAATGAGCGGTTGATGCGCGACGCCCTCGACTCGGTCGCGACCGGGCGAACCCTTGTCGTGATCGCGCATCGCCTCTCGACCGTCGTCGATTCCGACGTCATCGTCGTGCTCGACGAGGGACGCGTCGTGGGAGTCGGGTCACATCACGAGCTGGTCGAGACGGTGCCGCTCTACCGGGAGCTCGCCCAGCACCAGCTGCTCGTCAGCGAGTGA
- a CDS encoding riboflavin synthase: MFTGLIEETGEITAIDAGDDSLRLTVAGPVVTSDASHGDSISVDGVCLTVVAQDATADGRSTFTADVMRQTLQMSTLGALAPGARVNLERAARADSRLGGHIVQGHVDGTAELISVTPGDAWRVLRFSLDDALSPLVVSKGSITLSGVSLTVSNVSDPALRAPEAWFEVSLIPETLAATTLGDLEPGDRVNVETDIVARHLLRVRAYLAAEPAAPTEPTEPHPDFRPVLRSPRS; the protein is encoded by the coding sequence ATGTTCACTGGACTGATCGAGGAGACCGGAGAGATCACGGCGATCGACGCCGGTGACGACTCGCTGCGACTGACCGTCGCGGGCCCCGTCGTCACGAGCGACGCATCGCACGGCGACTCCATCTCCGTGGACGGCGTGTGCCTGACGGTCGTCGCGCAAGACGCGACGGCGGACGGCAGGAGCACCTTCACGGCCGACGTGATGCGCCAGACGCTGCAGATGTCGACGCTCGGCGCGCTCGCGCCGGGCGCGCGCGTGAACCTCGAGCGCGCGGCGCGCGCCGACAGCCGCCTGGGCGGGCACATCGTCCAGGGGCACGTCGACGGCACCGCTGAGCTCATCTCCGTCACGCCGGGCGACGCCTGGCGTGTGCTGCGCTTCTCCCTCGACGACGCGCTCTCGCCGCTCGTCGTCAGCAAGGGATCGATCACGCTTTCCGGAGTCTCGCTGACGGTCTCGAACGTCTCCGACCCCGCCCTGCGCGCACCTGAGGCGTGGTTCGAGGTGTCGCTCATTCCCGAGACGCTCGCCGCGACGACGCTCGGCGACCTGGAACCGGGCGACCGGGTCAACGTCGAGACCGATATCGTCGCCAGGCACCTGCTCCGGGTGCGCGCCTATCTCGCAGCGGAGCCGGCAGCACCCACCGAACCGACCGAGCCTCACCCCGACTTCCGCCCCGTTCTGAGGAGCCCCCGCTCATGA
- the ribH gene encoding 6,7-dimethyl-8-ribityllumazine synthase translates to MSGAGAPNLTVDATGLTVAVIAGSWHEEVIDPMLTDAVAVIEQAGATAQTFRVAGSFELPLAAQAALQGSFDAVVCLGVIIRGGTPHFDYVCNSVTDGLTRVQLDSGKPVGFGVLTTDDEQQALDRSGRPGAPEAKGREAAEAALHLAVQTRGIREAGPAATA, encoded by the coding sequence ATGAGCGGCGCAGGAGCCCCCAATCTCACCGTGGACGCGACGGGACTCACCGTCGCCGTCATCGCCGGCAGCTGGCATGAGGAGGTCATCGACCCCATGCTGACCGACGCTGTCGCCGTGATCGAGCAGGCGGGCGCGACGGCGCAGACGTTCCGGGTGGCGGGATCGTTCGAGCTGCCGCTCGCGGCGCAGGCCGCGCTGCAGGGCTCGTTCGACGCCGTGGTCTGCCTCGGGGTCATCATCCGCGGCGGCACTCCGCACTTCGACTACGTCTGCAACTCCGTCACCGACGGGCTGACCCGCGTGCAGCTCGACAGCGGCAAGCCCGTCGGCTTCGGCGTGCTCACGACCGACGACGAGCAGCAGGCGCTCGATCGTTCCGGCCGACCGGGAGCACCCGAGGCGAAGGGACGCGAAGCGGCAGAGGCGGCACTGCATCTGGCGGTTCAGACGCGCGGCATCCGCGAGGCGGGACCTGCCGCCACCGCGTGA